The proteins below come from a single Vanessa atalanta chromosome 21, ilVanAtal1.2, whole genome shotgun sequence genomic window:
- the LOC125072404 gene encoding uncharacterized protein LOC125072404 translates to MLPKLTKFAKIMIFLIIFSIVLFVRSFKPLTKEEQISKFNKMNDEVEPFRKNLTECAHQVKASPIDVENFLKRIPQSTMQGKCFVACILKRNSIIKNNKIVQDNLLEANKAVYGEDSEVISRLKTATVECNRVIEGIFEICEYASVFNDCMHMKMEHILDKVTMDRRMEALGQMTTDPDIWTDEEDEILKLVRDEL, encoded by the coding sequence atgctgccaaaattaacgaaattcgcaaaaataatgatattccttataatattttcgATTGTATTATTCGTTCGATCGTTCAAACCACTAACAAAAGAGGAACAAATaagcaaattcaataaaatgaacGATGAAGTTGAACCTTTTAGGAAAAATTTAACCGAATGCGCTCATCAAGTGAAAGCATCGCCGATTGATGTCGAGAACTTCTTGAAACGGATACCGCAATCAACAATGCAGGGTAAGTGCTTCGTCGCGTGTATTTTAAAACGGAACTCCATAATAAAGAACAATAAGATCGTCCAGGACAATCTTTTAGAAGCAAATAAAGCCGTTTATGGAGAAGACAGCGAAGTAATTTCAAGGCTCAAGACAGCTACAGTGGAATGTAATCGTGTTATTGAAGGTATTTTTGAAATATGTGAATATGCTTCTGTATTTAATGACTGTATGCATATGAAAATGGAGCATATCCTTGATAAAGTTACGATGGACCGGCGGATGGAGGCGTTAGGACAAATGACGACAGATCCTGATATTTGGACGGACGAAGAAGATGAAATACTGAAATTGGTTAGGGATGAACTTTGA